In Plasmodium relictum strain SGS1 genome assembly, chromosome: 4, a single window of DNA contains:
- a CDS encoding serine/threonine protein kinase, putative, whose product MDNYEVSKTLKMITSYFDENIRYNNKNIDNLNNNNEITKNKNIRDKYSQFLKYTNCKNDTACKSNCNNISFDYNNYNEELNVNACSNVMNKQIINYNDYDSFNKVNTLEDSEYENEILKDDKEKDKTKPFENFVMNKEVCDIQHDIQQEKQKTNLISCYKYNNLINKNDCDTNKKYNMNDISCDEKYIVKYKLNSFILNKIVNKNYNLYMNNSFENINQYNVESDENIELYRLYNEEMCNKNEFLVNKHNIYSENTKSNFVKSENVRIRDIHNDYRENTVLNCFTKELYNKLNDDKNYISNENKQKLNLSIGSKNALNIYSDENTKSHIEQNFNQLSKCFIKFSSNDSCNLNKNNIIRNVITKSNSKGNNNYKDNNSNNDKYEYNDLTSNIEHLAILKNKNTYKIHEKGKSNVTYDTNDKTYLKMINNQFKMEDDLRGNSIKKSFLFAKNTFSEERYTLDRSEKKYFRNSNILRTIINKKINSDPLLSSNRKLLMSELLIKKTSRNNNFNYYIKNNDDTKNRNKMTKKSQIIETKMSYELHMCDKCFNKWKKDKKKKKSKNKNKASINYYKNIKILNDINKKLLFCYKESVLNNGIYDLKSEFINNNNKIESHRSNSCFFLSEYNSEIFNILKIGDFHFTPLRRIRSLENTLLNGNNYNNKVFSLNNNQIKNYCRYYGSSNIYNFYRNKIFYNKRNKNNSNIECYNNKCNKKYYNNFSLKDYHSKSFCEVNCINFMKNQFNKISRKFLFKNIRCKKLKKIKKKKAYDINNEAIKIKENEKMMCIDYDSCSDNKNISSKYNNNKCYTNSQRNYHKINSMNQKNFSLVIKKRLVEKKRSNAYKNKFASFCCKTKRMRIVHSNSLSFKLPIKKKELMKDKKNFLTFLKLKNTEEDILNKKADNKNKISMLDANNGNNTYINERNGENFLTIKNEKRNEFINFLRNTKEKQENNQSKNSSSFLFNHFNISNRNEKFVQRDHIDAVSKSCEEINLKSIFSQNKNIAEEAVKNDNTSMAYCLSYDTSVYNNETEMNTKIGEVKDIVHNNKIMKNNIEEIQNKKDNKKKLHKAQNYELVAEKRKKLENEESIKKHYYEETKKRKDMYERVITPNKHKEINKKKNIFSNQDELYNKKNCTFFTSNSVPYMRENSKNYKNLYYIVGLIYYGKKSQVYKCINAIDKRMYAMKIVSKEPNDLYVNNFTKKYLFLKDNPHKNIITIHDIFYDKNYNCIIMELCEGTTLLDYFMSLVPGSLDVYEIKLIMKNIFLALDFLHSKNMIHRDIKFENIMFKKKRKRAFDYGGYDNCRLDDSFLFEMDKSSYIKPREKVKKNNFKEDFLFLIKNNILLDKKKRNRICNNSIDVINYGRDSYASLFYDKFENNNFQMDSEMEFSSKYEASRTVSMNSFHSEFSINKYYTFKHSYDFSEMSNNYSNTLLNKNKSLNNIKRGSFMKHQMEEEKDGIFKKSKYNIKKKRKHTINNSFSDLCLIDMDMIENVSNTKNCSSKKSDIICGTAPYMPPESLDGIISTGNDIWACGVILYALMDGHFPFEINNSMPIHLKKKILTQTKPNFDPLVWQEHPEVFDLCLRLLDPNPLTRIQNAREALIHYCFSNLV is encoded by the coding sequence ATGGATAATTATGAAGTGtcaaaaacattaaaaatgaTTACTTCATATTTTGATGAAAATATCAgatacaataataaaaatattgataacttaaataataataatgaaattactaaaaataaaaatataagagaTAAATATTctcaatttttaaaatatactaACTGTAAGAATGACACAGCATGCAAAAGTAATTgtaataatatttcttttgattacaataattataatgaagAATTAAATGTAAATGCTTGTTCCAATGTTATGAACAAgcaaattataaattataatgattATGATTCATTTAACAAAGTAAACACATTAGAAGATTCAgaatatgaaaatgaaattttaaaagatgaTAAGGAAAAGGATAAGACTAAACCTTTTGAGAATTTTGTTATGAATAAAGAGGTATGTGATATTCAACATGATATTCAacaagaaaaacaaaaaacaaatttGATCAGTTGCTATAAAtacaataatttaataaataaaaatgattgtgacacaaataaaaaatataatatgaaTGATATTAGTTGtgatgaaaaatatattgttaAATACAAGTtgaattcatttattttgaacaaaatagttaataaaaattataatttatatatgaataatagCTTTGAAAATATTAACCAATATAATGTTGAATCCGATGAAAATATAGAATTATATAGGTtatataatgaagaaatgtgcaataaaaatgaatttctTGTAAATAAACATAATATTTATAGTGAAAACACAAAGAGCAATTTTGTTAAATCAGAAAATGTGCGTATTCGGGATATCCATAATGACTACAGAGAAAATACTGTTTTAAATTGTTTTacaaaagaattatataataaattaaatgatgataaaaattatattagtaatgaaaataagcaaaaattaaatttatcgATAGGTTCAAAAAAtgctttaaatatatatagtgATGAAAATACTAAATCCCACATAGAACAAAACTTTAATCAACTTTCAAAgtgttttattaaattttctagTAATGATTCatgtaatttaaataaaaataatattataagaaaTGTAATAACTAAAAGTAACAGTAAgggtaataataattataaggATAATAACAGTAATAATGATAAGTATGAATATAATGATTTAACAAGCAACATAGAACATTTagctattttaaaaaataaaaatacctATAAAATACATGAAAAAGGGAAATCAAATGTAACATATGATACAAATGATAAAACATATTTGAAAATGATTAATAATCAATTTAAAATGGAAGATGATTTAAGGGGGAACAGTATTAAgaaatcttttttatttgcaaaaaatacattttctGAAGAAAGGTATACATTAGATAGatctgaaaaaaaatattttcgaAATAGCAATATTTTGAGAAcgataataaataaaaaaataaatagtgATCCTTTACTTTCTTCaaatagaaaattattaatgaGTGAATTACTTATAAAGAAAACTAGTAGAAATAATAACTTTaattattacataaaaaataatgatgatacaaaaaatagaaataagaTGACTAAAAAAAGTCAAATAATAGAAACAAAAATGAGTTATGAATTACATATGTGTGACAAATGTTTTAATAAATGGAAgaaggataaaaaaaaaaagaaaagcaaaaataaaaataaagcaagtattaattattataagaacataaaaattttgaatgatataaataaaaaattacttttttgttataaagAAAGTGTATTAAATAATGGTATTTATGACTTAAAATctgaatttattaataataataataaaatagaatcaCATAGATCAAATTCTTGCTTTTTTCTATCAGAATATAATAgtgaaatatttaatattttaaaaattggaGATTTTCACTTTACACCTTTAAGAAGAATTAGAAGCTTAGAAAATACTTTATTAAATGGAAATAATTACAATAACAAagttttttcattaaataataatcaaattaaaaattattgtagATATTATGGTAGTAgcaatatttataatttttataggaataaaattttttataataaaaggaataaaaataatagtaacaTTGAATGCTACAATAacaaatgtaataaaaaatattataataatttttctttaaaagaTTATCATAGTAAAAGTTTTTGTGAAGTAAACTgtattaattttatgaaaaatcaatttaataaaataagtaggaaatttttatttaagaatattagatgtaaaaaattgaagaaaataaaaaaaaaaaaggcatatgatattaataatgaGGCTATTAAGATaaaggaaaatgaaaaaatgatGTGTATTGATTATGATAGCTGtagtgataataaaaatatatcttctaaatataacaataataaatgtTATACTAATTCTCAAAGAAATTATCATAAGATAAATAGTATGAaccaaaaaaatttttcattagttataaaaaaacgtttagtagaaaaaaaaagatcaaATGCTTATAAGAATAAATTTGCTTCTTTTTGCTGTAAAACAAAACGCATGCGTATAGTTCATAGTAATAGTTTGAGTTTCAAATTaccaataaaaaaaaaagaacttatgaaggataaaaaaaattttttaacatttttaaagTTAAAGAATACTGAAGAAGATatactaaataaaaaagctgataataaaaataaaataagtatgtTAGATGCAAACAATGGAAATAACACATACATAAATGAAAGAAATGGAGAAAATTTTCTAAcgataaaaaatgaaaagagaaatgaatttataaatttcctgagaaatacaaaagaaaaacagGAAAATAATCAATCAAAAAATTCATCATCATTTCTTTTCAACCACtttaatatatcaaatagaaatgaaaaatttgtACAAAGAGATCATATCGATGCAGTAAGCAAAAGTTGTGAAgagataaatttaaaaagtatattcTCACAGAATAAAAACATAGCAGAAGAAGCagtaaaaaatgataatactTCTATGGCATACTGTCTTTCATATGATACATCAgtttataataatgaaactGAAATGAATACTAAAATAGGTGAAGTAAAAGATATAGtacataataataaaattatgaagaataatattgaagaaattcaaaataaaaaagataataaaaaaaaattacataaagcACAAAATTATGAACTGGTAGCAGAAAAGaggaaaaaattagaaaatgaagaaagtattaaaaaacattattatgaagaaacaaaaaaacgAAAAGATATGTATGAAAGGGTAATTACACCAAACAAGCATAAAGagataaataagaaaaaaaatatatttagtaATCAGGATGaactatataataaaaaaaattgcacTTTTTTTACAAGTAATTCAGTACCTTATATGAGAGaaaattctaaaaattataaaaatttatattacatAGTTGGATTAATTTATTACGGAAAAAAATCACaagtatataaatgtataaatGCAATTGATAAAAGAATGTATGCTATGAAAATAGTTTCGAAAGAACCTAATGATTTATATGTTAATAATTTTacgaaaaaatatttattcctAAAAGATAATCcgcataaaaatattataactatacatgatatattttatgatAAGAATTATAACTGTATAATAATGGAATTGTGTGAAGGGACTACATTACTTGATTATTTCATGTCATTAGTCCCAGGATCATTAGATGTATACGAAATAAAactaataatgaaaaatatttttttagctTTAGATTTTTTGCattcaaaaaatatgataCATAGAGATattaaatttgaaaatataatgtttaaaaaaaaaagaaaaagagctTTTGACTATGGAGGCTATGATAATTGTAGATTAGatgattcttttttatttgaaatggACAAATCATCTTATATAAAGCCAAGAGAAAAggtgaaaaaaaataattttaaggaggattttttatttttaataaaaaataatattttattggataaaaaaaaaagaaatagaataTGTAATAATTCGATTGATGTAATTAATTATGGGAGGGATTCTTATGCTTCTTTATTTTACGataaatttgaaaataataattttcaaaTGGACAGTGAAATGGAATTTAGTAGCAAATATGAAGCAAGTAGAACTGTATCTATGAATTCTTTTCATTCTGAGTTTTCGATTAACaaatattatacatttaAACATTCCTATGATTTTAGTGAAATGAGTAATAATTATTCTAATACCTtattaaataagaataaatcACTAAATAATATCAAAAGGGGTTCTTTCATGAAACATCAAATGGAAGAGGAAAAAGAtggaatatttaaaaaaagcaaatataacattaaaaaaaaaaggaaacatactataaataattcttttagtGATTTATGTTTAATTGATATGGATATGATAGAAAATGTTTCTAATACCAAAAACTGTTCAAGTAAAAAATCGGACATTATATGCGGTACTGCACCATATATGCCCCCAGAGTCATTAGATGGAATAATTTCTACAGGTAATGATATATGGGCATGTGGGGTAATTTTATATGCGTTAATGGATGGTCATTTCCCAtttgaaattaataatagtatgcctattcatttaaaaaaaaaaattttaactcAAACCAAACCAAATTTTGATCCTTTAGTTTGGCAAGAACATCCTGAAGTTTTTGATTTATGTTTACGACTTTTAGATCCTAATCCCTTAACAAGAATACAAAATGCTAGAGAGGCATTAATTCATTATTGTTTTTCAAACCttgtataa